The genomic region ATAAAAAGAAATGATAAAATGGGAACAATACTTCCGCTGGTGTTTCCAAGGTCGAAAGCCCTACCAATAAAAAACAGGGAGACAATATACCCAATAGAACCTATGTACATCAGCTTTTTTCGCCCACTTCTATCGATAAGATACATCCCGATTAAAGTGAATATTAAATTAACAATACCAATTCCAACCGTAGAAAAAAGAGATGATTCGCTCCCCAAACCGGCGGCCTTAAATATTCTTGGCGCGTAATAAATAACCGAGTTTATACCCGAAAGTTGATTAAAAAAGGCAAAAAGAAATGCCAAAAGAATTAAAAAGCTGTATTTCTTGGAAAAGAAACGCTCTTTTAAAGAAGTTTTTTGAGCATCCTCATGAAGGGATTGCTTTATGGCTTCAAATTCTTCATTATAATTGGAAGCGTTTATAAGCTTTAATGTTTCCAACGCTTCTTCTTCCTCTCCATGTTTTGCCAACACCCAACGCGGACTTCGTGGTAGTTTTTTAACCAATAAAGCGAAGGCTAAAGCTGGAAGTGCTTCCACCCCTAACATCCATCGCCAGGCACTTTCTAAATTTAATAAACTGATAAGGTAGTTGGAAACATAGGCCATAAGGATACCCAACACCAAATTCAATTGAAATGAAGCTACTAACTTCCCTCTATTGTGAGCTTGGGAAATTTCAGAGATATAAATAGGCGCTGTTACCGAGGAAGCTCCAACCGCAACCCCTCCAATAAATCTAAAGATTGTAAAAGAATATACTTCAGGTGCCAAGGCAGATCCTATGGCAGATACCAAAAACAAGATTGCGATCCAATATAAAGTGGTTCTTCTCCCGAACTTGTCGGATGGGAAGCCCCCAAAAATAGCTCCTACCAGCGTTCCATAAAGGGCAATGGCAATAGCGAAGCCATGCATGAGATCGCTTAATTGCCAGACTTGTTGAATTGATTGTTCTGCTCCTGAAATAACTGCGGTATCAAAACCGAAAAGAAAGCCACCAAGGGAGATGATGATGGCCCATTGCAATACTTTATTCATAGTTAGGTTTGGTTGATTTTAATTTGAAAATTTTAGAGTTTTTAAATGATATATTACGTGTACTTATTTTTGTATAAGGTGTTCTCGGGAAGATCTGTTCAGTCATTACATACTGCCCTCCGTTAATAAATATTTCTACTGAAGAAACATCAATTATTAAACGGATCTCATATGTTCCATCTGGAAGATCAGGCACTGGCATTTGATGGATTTTATCGGCAAAGGACTCGTTAAAACCGGTTAGTCCGCTTTTACTTCTATCCACCGTAAAAACTCCTTTATGCAATGCTAATTTTAGAGTATCTTTTAGAGTATTGGAGAAATTCAGTTCAAAATCTTTTTTAGAAACATTAATAGCGATCTCTGTTTGATTAAAAGTTTTGGCCGTTATTCCATCCTCTTTTTTGCCAATAGTTATTTCTTCCCTAAGGCTGTTCAATCCTTCTACAGGATAATTCATAAGGGTGTATTCATCGTTAATCTTACTTAAGCTTAACTCCCTTGGGAGGGTCATAGCGCTTCTCCAAGTGCTGGTGGGTGTTTCTTGCCCATACATCCAATTGTTCATCCAGCCGATGAATATCCTTTTGTTATCTGGAACATTGTTATAAGTAACCCCGGCATAATTATCGGCTCCCCAACCTAACCATCTTGTATCTTTTTGGGCAGAGGTAAACTTTTCACCATCAAAATCCCCTACAAAATATTGTGTGGCAGAACCTCGGTTAGGCCCACCTGCATTTACACTTATCAACAACACCCATTTTTCTTCGTCAGTTTCCCCTACTTTTAACTTAAAAAGGTCTGGGCATTCCCAAACACCAACATGAGAACCTTTTTCCCTACCGAATTCACTTAAAAGCTTCCAGTCGATTAAATTATTCGAATTATAAATTTTTAAATGATCTCCAGCCACTAATAGTAATATCCAGTTTTTGGTTTCTTCATTCCAAAACACCTTAGGGTCCCTAAAATCTTTCATATTGTCGTTACCAACAACAGGGTTGCCTTTATATTTTTTCCAACTTTTTCCGTTATCTGTGCTATAAGCGATTCCCTGTGTTTGGTAATTGTTGGCTCCTTCCTTTTCCCCAATGGGATCGTGGTAGGTAAACATAGCTACCAATGGTGGTGTTTCCTTTGCACCTAAACCTGAAGTATTATTTTTATCGAAAACTGCACTTCCAGAGAAAATATAGCCTAGGCTGTCCGGATAAATTGCAATGGGTTTGTTTTCCCAGTTCAATAAATCTTCGCTCGTGGCGTGTCCCCAGTGCATAGGCCCCCAAACTATGGAGTCTGGATAATGTTGATAAAACAAATGATAGGTACCATCGTTGTAAACCAAACCGTTGGGATCGTTCATCCAACCGCTGGGTGGGGTAAAATGAAAATTAGGTCTAACCTCTGTGGAATCGCTGAAGAGCACTTCTACCTCTGTCTCCGTTTGTTTTGACTGATTTTCTTTACAGCCAACCAAAAGAACTAAGCCTAGAATTCCTAGAAATTTAATACCTAAATTTTTCACCTTTCAAAAATTTAAGCCGAAAGATAATAATTCTATTGAAGTTCCAAAGCCTTTTTTAAATCTAGTTCTGCGACCGAGTTAATAATCATATCTGGTTTAAAAGCGTAATTATTCAATTCTTCGGCTTTCGAGACACCAGAGAGGGTTAAAATTGTAGTATACCCTAATTGAACTCCCCCGAGAATATCGGTATCCATGGTATCTCCAATTATAATAGTTTCACGCGCTTCTAAACCTAAATATTTTCTTGCTGAACGCATCATAACCGGACTCGGTTTTCCAACGGAAAAAGCCTTTTTGCCGGTAGCCTCTTCTATCATGGCCACGATTGCCTTGATCCCTAAATTAGACCACCCTTTCTTCATAGGTGAAGGATCTAGATTGGTAGCTATTAGTTTGGCACCTGAAAGGATCATGTCTACCGCATTATTTACCATTTCCAAAGTAAAATTACGTCCTTCCCCCACCACCACAAAATCTGGATTCTGGTTAACCAAGGTGTATCCATGCTGATGCAAACTTGTTATTAAACCTCCTTCCCCAAGGACATAGGCTGTTCCATTGGGATTCATAAAAGATAAAAAATAAGCGGTGGCCATTGCACTGGTATATACGTTCTCTTCTTTAATTTTAATACCCATTCGAGCTACCTTGTTAACGGCATCCAAAGGGGTACGCTGACTGTTGTTCGTCATAAAAAGAAAAGGGATATCCTCTTTTTGCAATGTTTTTATAAACTTATCGGCGCCAGGAATTAGGGTGTCATTACCATAGATCACGCCATCCATATCTATTAAAAATCCTTTTTTCATAGTTTGCAGATATTTTTCTTTTACATTTACTGTACAACTAAATTACGATATATAATTTTTTTGTGTAAGAAAGGAGAATAAAAACGTCCAATTATATATTCAGAATTATTAAATCATTATTTTAACTTTAAAATACTATGGATAACACATACTACGACCCAAAAGACTTAAAAAAATTCCCTAAAATTTCTGAATGGAGTGAAGAACTGGGAGCTAAATTTTTTGATTACTACGGAAAGGTTTTTGAAGAAGGTGCGCTTTCTGCCCGGGAGAAATCATTAATCGCTTTGGCGGTAGCACATGTTGTAAAATGCCCTTATTGTATCGATGCATACACCCAAGACGGATTGCAACGTGGCATTACAAAAGAAGAAATGATGGAGGCGGTACACGCCGGAGCTGCCATAGAAAGCGGTGCTACATTGGTACACGGGGTGCAAATGATGAAAAAATACGATAAGTTATCCATGTAATCTTTTTTATTTAAATTCCTAAAAGTTAATTGCTCATTGGCGACTTAAACAAATTATCCAAAAGAGTAACGAAACCGCTTCCGTATTAAATGCGTAGGTACTACTAGGAATGCAAGAAACTATTCAATTATTCCATTTTAAATGAAATACAGCCTTATTCTTTAATTTTTTAAAACCACAGGATGTCGACACAGTCGCTACATAAGAGAAAAAACAAACTTTCAGAAACAGAAAATCAATTAGAGATTCTTTCCCACGGGATTTTTGCCAATGGGGAACTACCCACTTTTAAGCAAAAAATCGCAGAAACAAATCAGTTTCCCTTGCGACCCAAAAAACTGGAAATCTTACAGATAAACGTTGGCTATATGTGCAACCAAGTGTGTTCGCATTGCCATGTAGATGCTGGGCCCGATCGTAAGGAAATTATGACCAAGGAAACCATGCTGCAATGCATAGACGTTATAAAAACAACAGGGGCACATACTTTGGATCTCACGGGTGGTGCTCCAGAGATGAATCCTAATTTTAGATGGTTTGTAGAAGAAGCTTCCAAGGCAGGTGTAAAAGATTTTATTGTAAGGAGTAATTTAACCATTATTGAAGCCAATAAAAAATACCACGATCTTCCTGAGTTTTTTAAAAAACACAATGTTCATGTAGTTTCATCGATGCCACATTGGACGAAAGGAAAAACAGATAAACAAAGAGGGGAAGGTGTTTTCAACAAGTCGATAGAAGCGCTCAAAAAACTTAATAACGTAGGGTACGGGATGCCGGGAAGCGATTTAAAACTGGATTTAGTTTACAATCCTGCAGGGGCTTTTCTCCCTACCAATCAAGCATCCATGGAAAAGGACTTTAAAAAGGCTTTAATGGACGATTTTGGGATTCAGTTTCATAATTTGTTCGCTATTACCAACCTTCCCATTTCCAGGTTTTTAGAATATCTAATCGCCTCAGATAATTACGAGGATTATATGTATAGTTTAGTGGAGGCTTTTAACCCTTCCGCAGTGAGCAACGTAATGTGCACCAATACCATTTCGGTGAGTTGGGATGGTTGGTTGTATGATTGTGATTTTAATCAAATGCTCGAATTAAAGGTAGCCAGTAAAGTAAAACATATTAGCGAATACAACGAAGCTGTTTTAAACGACAGGGATATAATTATCTCCCAGCATTGCTATGGCTGCACCGCAGGTTCTGGCAGTAGCTGTCAAGGTTCTGTAGCTTAAAAAATGTACGTATGAAAGAAAAAAACGTACTTCTAATTTTTACCCGAAATCCTGTTTTAGGGAAGGTAAAAACAAGATTGGCAAAGACTTTAGGCGATGAAAAAGCATTGGAAATTTATAAATTTCTCCTAAACAGGACTTCGGAAGTAACTGGAAGGATTCTTTGCGATAAAAATGTTTATTATTCTGAAGAAATCCCAAAAAAAGATCTTTGGGATGCTACAATTTTCACTAAACAAGCACAAACTGGGCATGATTTGGGTGCACGAATGGCAAACGCTTTTCAGGAGAGTTTTGCAGCTGGGTACACTAAAGTTGTTATTATAGGAAGCGATCTTTACGACCTAACTGAAAAGCACCTTCAACAGGCATTTGAAAAATTGGATGATCACGATGCGGTTATAGGCCCTGCAAAAGATGGAGGTTATTATCTTTTAGGCTTAAAGCAAATGGTTCCAGAGGTATTTCAACAAAAAAATTGGGGAACAAGTTCGGTTTTAAGAGATACTTTACAAAGTTTAAAATCTCTTGATGTAGCTTTGTTGGAAGAACTCAACGATATAGATATTTACGACGATATAAAAGAGCATCCTGCATTTAAAAAATTCATCCTCCCTAATTAAAATTTTGATATTTTAAGTGTCGGATTTGAAAATAAATTAAAAATATGACCAAAAAACAGTTACAAGAAACCACTGCATATTTAGAAAGTAAAGGATTTGAAAATCCGGAAATCGGTATTGTTTTGGGTACCGGTTTAGGAAAATTGGTAGACGAAATTGAAAACCCAATTGTAGCCCATTACAACCACATTCCATTTTTTCCACTGGCAACGGTAGAGTTCCATAGCGGAAAACTTATCTATGGGGAAATAGAAGGTAAAAAAGTGGTGGTTATGCAAGGCCGTTTTCATTTATACGAAGGTTATGATTTTATAGACATTACTTATCCCATTCGTGCCATGCATCAGCTCGGCATCAAAAAATTATTAATTTCCAATGCTGCAGGATCTATTAATCTCGACTTTAAAAAAGGGGATTTAATGCTTATTGAAGATCATATAAATTTACAAGGAGGTTCTCCACTTGCGTTTAAAGGGGTTAGCCAGTTCGGCGAACGATTTGTAGACATGAGCGAGCCTTACGATTTAGATATGCGAAAAACCTTAATTAAGGTAGCAGAAAAAGAAAATATTACCCTACAAAAAGGAGTCTATGCTTCGGTTGTAGGGCCACAATTGGAAACCAAGGCCGAGTACCGTTACTTAAAAATTATAGGTGCAGACGCCGTGGGAATGAGTACGGTACCAGAAGTTATTGTTGCCAACCATTTACAATTACCAATAGCTGCTATTTCCGTAATTACAGATGAAGGTGATCCTGATAATCTCTCGCCTATTGACATTGAGGAAATTATAAAAATTGCCGGCGAAGCCGAACCTAAAATGATAACGCTTTTTAAAAAATTGATTAAGCAATTATGAGCTATTTAGAAACTACCAAAAATGTTTACAAGGAAGCAGCATTAACGCCAGATGTGGGTCTGTGCTGTACCACCAATCCCATTTGGGAATTACCGGGCCTAAAAATCCCGAAAATTATGCAGGAAATGAACTATGGTTGTGGGAGCACGGTTCACCCGAGGGATTTGGTAAACAACCCTAAAATATTATATGTTGGCGTTGGTGGTGGTATGGAACTTTTACAATTTTCCTATTTTTCAAGACAAAAAAATGGTGTTATCGGGGTCGATGTGGTTGATGAAATGTTGGAAGCATCCCGAAAAAACTTTAAAGAAGCCGAAACTCAAAATAGCTGGTTTAAAAGTGAATTTGTAGATTTAAAAAATGGCGACGCGCTACGTTTGCCGGTAGAAGACAACAGTATCGATGTGGCGGCACAAAATTGCCTATTCAATATCTTTAAAACGGAAGAGTTACAGAAAGCAATTGCTGAGATGTACCGTGTTCTAAAACCACACGGAAGGCTGGTAATGAGCGATCCTACATGCGAACAATCCATGAGCGATGAATTGCGCAATGATGAACAATTAAGGGCACTTTGTCTAAGCGGAAGCCTTCCAATTAAAGATTACGTAAAAATGCTTACCGATGCCGGTTTTGGAACTATTGAAATTCGCGCCAGAAAACCCTACCGAATTCTAGACCCCAACCATTACAACACTAACGAATTGATTTATATTGAATCGATAGAAGTGGCTGCCATAAAAGATCCTATGCCAGAAGACGGGCCGTGTATTTTTACAGGAAAAACTGCCATTTATTATGGAAAGGAAGACTATTTCGACGATAAAAAAGGACACATATTATTACAAAATCAACCTTTGGCCATTTGCGACAAAACTGCAAACGCACTTAAAAACCTAAACCGAGACGATATTTTTATATCAGAATCCACTTGGCATTACGATGGTGGTGGCTGTTGTTAGAAAATTACTGTCGCCCTGAGCCTGCCAGTGCTGAACTATGCTTTTGCACATTGAAAGTTATTTCGAGCGTAGCGAGAAATCGCATAACGGATAAACTATGTTGTCATGCTGAGCTTGTCGAAGCATATTGAAGCATCAAATTACCCTTCGACTAACTCAGGGGTGACATAAAAATTACATTTTAAAATTGAACAAATACTTCAACATCATAAAAGATTCCTATTCGGGGTATTTTAACTACCTCCTTGATGAGATCACAAGGTTTCATTGGGAAAACTACTTTTATGGCTTATTGGTTATATCGCTTATAGTTTGGTTGCTCGAAATTTTATTCCCCTGGCGAAAAAATCAAAAAATATTCAGAAAGGATTTTTGGCTGGATACTTTTTATCTATTCTTTAATTTTTTCCTTCTGAATTTAATCGCTTTAATAGCGCTCTCCAATACGGCTGAAGCTATTTTTAATGATTTTCTAGGTTTATTTGGAGTCTCAGTTTCCAACTTTCAACTCTTTGATGCTACGCAACTGCCTTGGTTTGTAGGTTTATTAATTTTTTTCTTAGTTGCCGATTTTATACAATGGGGCACCCATATTATGTTGCACCGGGTTCCCTTTCTTTGGAATTTTCACAAAACCCATCATTCGGTAAAGGAGATGGCCTTTGCCGCTCATTTTAGGTATCACTGGATGGAGCCTATTGTTTACAAATCGATGTTGTATATCCCCGTAGCCATTATTGGTGGCTTTACTATTGAAGCAGTGGCGATTGTTCATTTTTTCAACATTACTATTGGGCACTTAAACCATGCCAACGTTGGTTGGGATTACGGTCCATTAAAATATATCTTCAATAATCCGAAAATGCACATTTGGCACCACAGCA from Galbibacter sp. BG1 harbors:
- the arsS gene encoding arsenosugar biosynthesis radical SAM (seleno)protein ArsS (Some members of this family are selenoproteins.) codes for the protein MSTQSLHKRKNKLSETENQLEILSHGIFANGELPTFKQKIAETNQFPLRPKKLEILQINVGYMCNQVCSHCHVDAGPDRKEIMTKETMLQCIDVIKTTGAHTLDLTGGAPEMNPNFRWFVEEASKAGVKDFIVRSNLTIIEANKKYHDLPEFFKKHNVHVVSSMPHWTKGKTDKQRGEGVFNKSIEALKKLNNVGYGMPGSDLKLDLVYNPAGAFLPTNQASMEKDFKKALMDDFGIQFHNLFAITNLPISRFLEYLIASDNYEDYMYSLVEAFNPSAVSNVMCTNTISVSWDGWLYDCDFNQMLELKVASKVKHISEYNEAVLNDRDIIISQHCYGCTAGSGSSCQGSVA
- a CDS encoding purine-nucleoside phosphorylase, with the translated sequence MTKKQLQETTAYLESKGFENPEIGIVLGTGLGKLVDEIENPIVAHYNHIPFFPLATVEFHSGKLIYGEIEGKKVVVMQGRFHLYEGYDFIDITYPIRAMHQLGIKKLLISNAAGSINLDFKKGDLMLIEDHINLQGGSPLAFKGVSQFGERFVDMSEPYDLDMRKTLIKVAEKENITLQKGVYASVVGPQLETKAEYRYLKIIGADAVGMSTVPEVIVANHLQLPIAAISVITDEGDPDNLSPIDIEEIIKIAGEAEPKMITLFKKLIKQL
- the arsM gene encoding arsenosugar biosynthesis arsenite methyltransferase ArsM, whose amino-acid sequence is MSYLETTKNVYKEAALTPDVGLCCTTNPIWELPGLKIPKIMQEMNYGCGSTVHPRDLVNNPKILYVGVGGGMELLQFSYFSRQKNGVIGVDVVDEMLEASRKNFKEAETQNSWFKSEFVDLKNGDALRLPVEDNSIDVAAQNCLFNIFKTEELQKAIAEMYRVLKPHGRLVMSDPTCEQSMSDELRNDEQLRALCLSGSLPIKDYVKMLTDAGFGTIEIRARKPYRILDPNHYNTNELIYIESIEVAAIKDPMPEDGPCIFTGKTAIYYGKEDYFDDKKGHILLQNQPLAICDKTANALKNLNRDDIFISESTWHYDGGGCC
- a CDS encoding HAD-IIA family hydrolase translates to MKKGFLIDMDGVIYGNDTLIPGADKFIKTLQKEDIPFLFMTNNSQRTPLDAVNKVARMGIKIKEENVYTSAMATAYFLSFMNPNGTAYVLGEGGLITSLHQHGYTLVNQNPDFVVVGEGRNFTLEMVNNAVDMILSGAKLIATNLDPSPMKKGWSNLGIKAIVAMIEEATGKKAFSVGKPSPVMMRSARKYLGLEARETIIIGDTMDTDILGGVQLGYTTILTLSGVSKAEELNNYAFKPDMIINSVAELDLKKALELQ
- a CDS encoding TIGR04282 family arsenosugar biosynthesis glycosyltransferase, which translates into the protein MKEKNVLLIFTRNPVLGKVKTRLAKTLGDEKALEIYKFLLNRTSEVTGRILCDKNVYYSEEIPKKDLWDATIFTKQAQTGHDLGARMANAFQESFAAGYTKVVIIGSDLYDLTEKHLQQAFEKLDDHDAVIGPAKDGGYYLLGLKQMVPEVFQQKNWGTSSVLRDTLQSLKSLDVALLEELNDIDIYDDIKEHPAFKKFILPN
- a CDS encoding arsenosugar biosynthesis-associated peroxidase-like protein yields the protein MDNTYYDPKDLKKFPKISEWSEELGAKFFDYYGKVFEEGALSAREKSLIALAVAHVVKCPYCIDAYTQDGLQRGITKEEMMEAVHAGAAIESGATLVHGVQMMKKYDKLSM
- a CDS encoding glycoside hydrolase family 32 protein, giving the protein MKNLGIKFLGILGLVLLVGCKENQSKQTETEVEVLFSDSTEVRPNFHFTPPSGWMNDPNGLVYNDGTYHLFYQHYPDSIVWGPMHWGHATSEDLLNWENKPIAIYPDSLGYIFSGSAVFDKNNTSGLGAKETPPLVAMFTYHDPIGEKEGANNYQTQGIAYSTDNGKSWKKYKGNPVVGNDNMKDFRDPKVFWNEETKNWILLLVAGDHLKIYNSNNLIDWKLLSEFGREKGSHVGVWECPDLFKLKVGETDEEKWVLLISVNAGGPNRGSATQYFVGDFDGEKFTSAQKDTRWLGWGADNYAGVTYNNVPDNKRIFIGWMNNWMYGQETPTSTWRSAMTLPRELSLSKINDEYTLMNYPVEGLNSLREEITIGKKEDGITAKTFNQTEIAINVSKKDFELNFSNTLKDTLKLALHKGVFTVDRSKSGLTGFNESFADKIHQMPVPDLPDGTYEIRLIIDVSSVEIFINGGQYVMTEQIFPRTPYTKISTRNISFKNSKIFKLKSTKPNYE
- a CDS encoding sugar porter family MFS transporter; protein product: MNKVLQWAIIISLGGFLFGFDTAVISGAEQSIQQVWQLSDLMHGFAIAIALYGTLVGAIFGGFPSDKFGRRTTLYWIAILFLVSAIGSALAPEVYSFTIFRFIGGVAVGASSVTAPIYISEISQAHNRGKLVASFQLNLVLGILMAYVSNYLISLLNLESAWRWMLGVEALPALAFALLVKKLPRSPRWVLAKHGEEEEALETLKLINASNYNEEFEAIKQSLHEDAQKTSLKERFFSKKYSFLILLAFLFAFFNQLSGINSVIYYAPRIFKAAGLGSESSLFSTVGIGIVNLIFTLIGMYLIDRSGRKKLMYIGSIGYIVSLFFIGRAFDLGNTSGSIVPILSFLFIASHAIGQGAVIWVFISEIFPNKVRAYGMSLGSSTHWIFAALITNFFPYFTKTVGPSYIFYFFAGMMVLQLLFVIFLMPETKGKSLEELSKSLLKE
- a CDS encoding sterol desaturase family protein; translated protein: MNKYFNIIKDSYSGYFNYLLDEITRFHWENYFYGLLVISLIVWLLEILFPWRKNQKIFRKDFWLDTFYLFFNFFLLNLIALIALSNTAEAIFNDFLGLFGVSVSNFQLFDATQLPWFVGLLIFFLVADFIQWGTHIMLHRVPFLWNFHKTHHSVKEMAFAAHFRYHWMEPIVYKSMLYIPVAIIGGFTIEAVAIVHFFNITIGHLNHANVGWDYGPLKYIFNNPKMHIWHHSKKMPNNYGVNFGITLSIWDYIFKTNYIPYDGRDIELGFYEDEKFPKKFLNQELYPWNAEKETQ